The following proteins are co-located in the Methanobacterium aggregans genome:
- a CDS encoding MarR family winged helix-turn-helix transcriptional regulator has protein sequence MNQELELVESMDKLSGLMRKFQTQLLTGDLKEYTLRQLYYIELIDKNEGISVSELSKKLDVKKSTVSIAINQLIKLGIISKIQSESDKRFYFLQLTLKGKDIMKMHKQVHKNTIKKILKILNPEEVDSFIKIVNKITIHG, from the coding sequence ATGAATCAAGAGCTTGAGCTTGTAGAATCAATGGATAAATTGAGCGGACTAATGAGAAAATTCCAAACACAGCTTCTTACGGGGGATTTAAAAGAATATACGTTGCGACAATTGTATTACATTGAATTAATCGATAAAAATGAGGGAATAAGCGTTTCTGAACTATCAAAAAAACTCGATGTTAAAAAATCAACTGTTTCAATAGCCATCAATCAGCTGATAAAATTGGGAATTATAAGTAAAATCCAATCTGAATCTGATAAACGTTTTTATTTCCTTCAACTGACTCTTAAAGGTAAGGATATAATGAAAATGCATAAACAGGTTCATAAAAATACAATTAAAAAGATATTAAAGATTTTAAATCCGGAAGAAGTTGATAGCTTTATTAAAATTGTTAATAAAATCACCATTCATGGATGA
- the hacA gene encoding homoaconitase large subunit, with product MSMTMAEKILAKAAGKKESGAGEIVMANIDVAMTHDLTGPMSVESFEKIGVDDVWDPEKIVVVFDHQVPADSIEAAQNHIEMRKFVEEQNINNFYDVREGVCHQVLPEMGHIVPGEVVVGTDSHTCTHGALGAFSTGIGSTDMAMVFATGKLWFKVPETIKFNITGNLAENVYAKDVVLNIIGKIGADGATYKACEFGGETTRNLSVSDRMVLCNMAIEMGGKTGLVEPDQKTFDYLKGRTTKSYEVMKTDEDADSLEIMDIDVNNLEPQIACPHHVDNVKPVSEVEGTSIDQVFLGSCTNGRLSDLRTAAKILKGQRVSDSIRMLVIPASREVYTKAMDEGLLRTFVDAGALVCNPCCGPCLGGHVGLVGPGEVSLSTSNRNFKGRQGSPDAEVYLSSAAVAAASAITGKISDPREL from the coding sequence ATGTCCATGACAATGGCAGAGAAAATACTTGCAAAAGCCGCTGGTAAAAAGGAATCAGGGGCAGGAGAAATAGTAATGGCAAATATAGACGTTGCAATGACTCATGATTTAACAGGTCCAATGTCTGTGGAATCATTCGAGAAGATTGGAGTAGACGATGTATGGGATCCTGAGAAGATCGTGGTTGTATTCGACCATCAGGTTCCAGCAGACTCAATTGAGGCAGCCCAGAACCACATTGAGATGCGAAAATTCGTGGAGGAACAGAATATAAACAACTTCTACGATGTAAGGGAAGGTGTGTGCCACCAGGTACTGCCTGAAATGGGACACATAGTTCCAGGAGAAGTTGTGGTTGGTACAGACTCACACACCTGCACACACGGCGCATTAGGAGCATTTTCAACAGGTATAGGATCAACGGACATGGCAATGGTTTTTGCAACAGGAAAACTATGGTTCAAAGTCCCTGAAACCATAAAATTCAACATAACCGGAAATCTGGCCGAAAACGTCTACGCCAAGGATGTTGTCCTGAACATAATTGGAAAGATAGGTGCAGATGGTGCAACCTACAAAGCATGCGAATTTGGAGGAGAAACAACCAGGAATTTATCCGTATCTGATAGAATGGTCCTTTGTAACATGGCAATTGAAATGGGAGGAAAAACAGGACTCGTTGAACCGGACCAAAAAACCTTTGACTATCTAAAGGGAAGAACCACCAAATCCTATGAGGTAATGAAGACTGATGAAGATGCAGATTCACTTGAAATTATGGACATAGATGTTAACAACCTTGAACCTCAGATAGCATGTCCACACCACGTTGACAATGTTAAACCAGTTTCAGAGGTTGAAGGAACCAGTATAGATCAGGTTTTCTTGGGTTCATGTACAAACGGAAGACTCAGCGACCTCAGGACAGCTGCAAAGATCCTCAAGGGCCAAAGGGTTTCAGACAGCATAAGAATGCTTGTTATACCTGCTTCAAGGGAAGTTTACACCAAAGCAATGGATGAAGGGCTTCTCAGAACCTTCGTTGATGCTGGGGCCCTTGTATGTAATCCATGCTGCGGACCGTGCCTAGGAGGTCATGTTGGACTCGTGGGTCCAGGTGAAGTGAGCCTTTCAACTTCAAACAGGAACTTTAAGGGAAGACAGGGAAGTCCAGATGCAGAGGTTTACCTGAGCTCAGCAGCAGTTGCAGCAGCATCTGCAATCACAGGAAAAATCTCAGATCCAAGGGAGTTATGA
- a CDS encoding isocitrate/isopropylmalate family dehydrogenase, with protein sequence MYKIAVIPGDGIGKEVMEAALHVLEASDIEFNYTFADAGDEEKEKTGVALPEETIDIVKASQACLFGAAGESAADVIVKLRRELELYANIRPVKSYKGTKCLFEDVDFVIVRENTEGLYIGREEYTDDGATAVRVITRRASERICRFAFEYAKNTNRNRVTGVHKANVLKKTDGIFKETFYSVAEEYGDLESEDFYVDATAMYLLTMPLHFDVVVTTNLYGDILSDEGAGLVGGLGLIPSANIGDTQGLFEPVHGSAPDIAGKGIANPSAMILSAVMMLEYLGENDEARKLENALTDVLSEGKIVTGDLGGSSSTMEMASEVRAKFEEA encoded by the coding sequence ATGTACAAAATAGCTGTTATACCTGGTGATGGGATAGGAAAAGAGGTTATGGAAGCCGCCTTACACGTACTCGAGGCTTCAGACATTGAATTTAATTACACCTTTGCTGATGCAGGGGATGAAGAGAAGGAAAAAACAGGGGTTGCCCTTCCAGAAGAAACAATAGATATAGTAAAGGCTTCACAAGCATGCCTTTTTGGTGCGGCTGGAGAATCTGCAGCAGATGTCATAGTGAAGCTTAGAAGGGAACTGGAACTTTACGCCAACATCCGGCCTGTAAAATCATACAAAGGAACCAAATGTCTCTTTGAGGATGTGGACTTTGTAATCGTGAGGGAGAACACAGAGGGACTGTATATTGGACGTGAAGAGTACACGGATGATGGTGCAACAGCAGTTAGGGTCATAACGAGAAGGGCTTCCGAGAGGATATGCAGATTTGCATTTGAGTACGCTAAAAATACTAATAGAAACAGGGTTACGGGTGTTCACAAGGCTAACGTGCTTAAAAAGACAGATGGGATTTTCAAGGAAACCTTCTACAGTGTTGCTGAGGAGTACGGTGATTTGGAATCTGAAGACTTCTACGTTGATGCAACTGCCATGTACCTCCTGACCATGCCCCTTCACTTCGATGTTGTGGTAACAACCAACCTTTATGGGGACATACTCTCTGATGAGGGAGCAGGACTTGTAGGAGGATTAGGATTAATTCCATCCGCCAACATAGGGGATACTCAGGGGCTTTTTGAGCCTGTACATGGTTCTGCTCCGGATATTGCAGGTAAAGGTATTGCAAACCCTTCTGCAATGATACTGTCTGCAGTTATGATGCTTGAATACCTTGGAGAGAATGATGAAGCCAGAAAACTTGAAAATGCACTTACAGATGTTTTAAGCGAGGGAAAAATCGTTACAGGAGATCTGGGTGGTAGTTCTTCCACCATGGAAATGGCATCAGAGGTTAGGGCGAAGTTTGAAGAAGCTTAA
- a CDS encoding 3-isopropylmalate dehydratase small subunit, with protein MKGKVWKFGDDIDTDIIIPGRYLVLRGEAELAEHAMEGLDPEFPNKVSKGDVIVAGKNFGCGSSREHAPVALKGAGISVVIAESFARIFYRNAINVGLPLLEAKDISKKVSEGDEVDIDMDKGMLKDLNTSEEFEVKGLPDFMLEILNKGGLIPYLRENISNIK; from the coding sequence ATGAAAGGAAAAGTCTGGAAATTTGGTGACGACATTGATACGGATATAATCATTCCAGGTAGGTACCTAGTTCTCAGGGGTGAAGCAGAACTTGCAGAACATGCCATGGAAGGTTTAGACCCTGAATTCCCAAATAAGGTCAGTAAAGGTGACGTAATAGTGGCTGGTAAAAACTTCGGATGCGGTTCCTCAAGGGAACATGCACCTGTTGCACTCAAGGGAGCAGGAATCTCCGTTGTGATTGCAGAGTCATTCGCAAGAATATTCTACAGAAACGCAATAAACGTGGGACTTCCCCTCTTGGAAGCCAAAGATATTTCAAAAAAGGTTTCTGAGGGAGATGAAGTGGATATAGATATGGATAAAGGAATGCTGAAGGACCTGAACACTTCAGAAGAGTTCGAAGTTAAGGGTTTGCCTGATTTCATGCTTGAAATTCTCAACAAGGGCGGTTTGATCCCTTACCTCAGGGAGAACATTTCAAACATTAAATAA